Proteins encoded in a region of the Salminus brasiliensis chromosome 2, fSalBra1.hap2, whole genome shotgun sequence genome:
- the cracr2ab gene encoding EF-hand calcium-binding domain-containing protein 4B isoform X1 — protein sequence MSEFPHRQTMNVVCKSLEKEQNQARPQPRKGLERKESGLASAAVLEKTKEFFQICDSEAKGYITSTDMRRLHRELPLSEDELENVFDSLDSDKNGYLTLGEFSSGFSDFLHGRRMSEVEDQITGLLHKVPEALYQDEAQAGNEDEEERHFSLLMESLGASNVFEEPSEVRSLWAQLRKDEPHLLYNFEEFLSRVTSHTRAIQQERKEMESAFRKKAATHDSEIQRLYEEMEQQMKNEKDQLLLKDSERLQLRSQDLQQQLSSKEQELEQLFLKQRRLEHQCRELHSEQQESRVENIKLKMTNEELSRDLENTCHELSLAQEQLAILQEKASRLQQEREMEMYRITEGLQREKQSLMKQLDLLREMNKHLRDERDVSSLKQGNSLKKSTHKQRPSSTFIKRSDKTKTAKSEVSTEELTQRSENMPSTTVNGYGPHTTSRAQQNAAPGPVATSSGQDLVDAPPEGWPLRRVISIEEDHLPHLLQGDPHPLFHQLSEEEKEGGEENAQIELNMSPIYSSNVSLASAHSPSPSHMKKPFSKQKRGKGGVPSSARGQPVGKETLQRGPVEGAVATPERLFKVILVGNSNVGKTAFLRRFCNGHFHTATTATVGIDYSVRTLNLGNSHAALQLWDTAGQERYRSITKQFFRKADGVVVLYDVTMHGSFRSVRSWLNSIQEAVGDPIPVMLLGNKSDKESLREVPTKEGKRLAEESGLMFYECSAYTGYNVLEAMLHLARVLREQEDRVWENTVRLVDQPVKKKSCCK from the exons ATGTCTGAATTCCCACACAGACAGACCATGAATGTTGTCTGCAAAAGCTTGGAGAAAGAACAGAACCAGGCCCGCCCACAGCCGAGGAAGGGCTTAGAAAGAAAGGAATCAGGCTTGGCATCTGCTGCGGTGCTGGAAAAGACAAAGGAGTTTTTCCAGATCTGTGACAGCGAGGCTAAAGGCTACATTACAAGTACTGATATGAGG AGATTGCACAGAGAGCTGCCACTCTCTGAGGACGAGCTGGAGAATGTCTTTGACTCACTAGACTCAGACAAAAATGGCTACCTAACTCTGGGAGAGTTCTCCTCTGGATTCA GTGACTTTTTGCATGGTCGTAGAATGAGCGAAGTTGAGGATCAGATCACAGGTCTCTTACACAAAGTTCCAGAAGCTCTGTATCAGGATGAAGCACAAGCAGggaatgaggatgaggaggagagaCACTTTAGCTTGTTGATGGAGAGCCTGGGTGCCAGCAACGTCTTTGAGGA ACCCAGTGAAGTGCGAAGTCTGTGGGCTCAGCTAAGAAAAGACGAGCCTCACCTACTGTACAACTTTGAAGAGTTCCTTTCCAGAGTCACATCCCATACCAGAGCAATCCAACAGGAGAGGAAGGAGATGGAAAGTGCCTTCAGAAA GAAGGCTGCAACACATGATAGTGAAATCCAACGACTTTATGAGGAAATGGAGCAACAGATGAAAAATGAGAAAGATCAACTGCTTCTCAAA GATTCAGAGCGTCTGCAACTGCGCAGTCAGGATCTACAGCAGCAGCTAAGCAGCAAAGAGCAGGAGCTGGAGCAGCTCTTCCTCAAACAAAGGAGG TTGGAGCACCAGTGTCGAGAGCTGCACAGTGAGCAGCAGGAGAGTCGGGTGGAGAATATAAAACTGAAAATGACCAATGAAGAACTTTCTCGCGATCTGGAGAACACCTGTCATGAGCTCTCATTGGCTCAAGAGCAGCTGGCCATTCTGCAGGAAAAGGCCTCAAGGCTACAGCAGGAAAGAGAAAT GGAGATGTACAGAATCACAGAGGGActtcagagagagaaacaaagccTAATGAAACAGTTAGACCTGCTCAG AGAAATGAATAAACATTTAAGAGATGAACGAGATGTCAGCTCTTTA AAACAAGGCAACTCATTAAAGAAAAGCACCCACAAACAGCGACCATCTTCAACCTTCATAAAGCGTTCTGACAAAACAAAGACTGCAAAAAG TGAAGTTAGCACTGAAGAACTGACTCAACGCTCGGAAAACATGCCCTCCACCACAGTGAATGGCTATGGCCCACATACAACCTCAAGGGCCCAGCAGAATGCAGCTCCAGGTCCAGTAGCAACGAGTTCAGGTCAAGATTTGGTGGATGCGCCACCAGAGGGCTGGCCATTGCGTCGAGTCATTTCCATTGAGGAGGACCACCTCCCACACCTGCTACAAGGAGACCCTCATCCTCTGTTCCATCAActgagtgaggaagagaaggaaggaGGGGAAGAAAATGCTCAAATTGAACTGAACATGAGCCCCATTTATTCCTCAAACGTTTCCCTAGCCTCTGCTCACTCACCTTCACCTTCCCATATGAAGAAGCCTTTCTCCAaacagaaaagagggaaagggGGTGTGCCCTCTTCAGCTAGGGGCCAGCCAGTAGGCAAGGAGACTTTGCAGAGG GGTCCAGTGGAGGGGGCTGTGGCCACCCCTGAACGCCTCTTTAAGGTTATTCTAGTGGGCAACTCAAATGTGGGCAAGACAGCTTTCCTGCGCCGCTTTTGTAATGGCCATTTCCACACAGCCACCACAGCTACTGTCG GTATTGACTACAGTGTTCGTACTCTGAATCTGGGAAATAGTCATGCCGCTCTTCAGTTATGGGACACTGCAGGTCAGGAGAG GTATCGAAGTATTACTAAGCAGTTTTTCCGCAAGGCTGATGGTGTGGTGGTGCTCTACGATGTAACCATGCATGGCAGCTTTAGGTCAGTGCGCTCCTGGCTTAACAGCATACAGGAAGCAGTGGGGGACCCAATTCCTGTCATGCTTTTAGGCAACAAATCAGACAAGGAGAGTTTAAGAGAGGTGCCGACTAAGGAGGGGAAAAGGCTGGCTGAG GAAAGTGGTTTGATGTTCTACGAGTGCAGTGCTTATACAGGTTACAATGTACTAGAGGCCATGTTACATCTAGCCAG AGTGCTGAGGGAGCAGGAGGACAGAGTGTGGGAGAACACAGTGCGACTGGTGGATCAGCCAGTGAAGAAGAAATCCTGCTGCAAGTGA
- the cracr2ab gene encoding EF-hand calcium-binding domain-containing protein 4B isoform X2 — MSEVEDQITGLLHKVPEALYQDEAQAGNEDEEERHFSLLMESLGASNVFEEPSEVRSLWAQLRKDEPHLLYNFEEFLSRVTSHTRAIQQERKEMESAFRKKAATHDSEIQRLYEEMEQQMKNEKDQLLLKDSERLQLRSQDLQQQLSSKEQELEQLFLKQRRLEHQCRELHSEQQESRVENIKLKMTNEELSRDLENTCHELSLAQEQLAILQEKASRLQQEREMEMYRITEGLQREKQSLMKQLDLLREMNKHLRDERDVSSLKQGNSLKKSTHKQRPSSTFIKRSDKTKTAKSEVSTEELTQRSENMPSTTVNGYGPHTTSRAQQNAAPGPVATSSGQDLVDAPPEGWPLRRVISIEEDHLPHLLQGDPHPLFHQLSEEEKEGGEENAQIELNMSPIYSSNVSLASAHSPSPSHMKKPFSKQKRGKGGVPSSARGQPVGKETLQRGPVEGAVATPERLFKVILVGNSNVGKTAFLRRFCNGHFHTATTATVGIDYSVRTLNLGNSHAALQLWDTAGQERYRSITKQFFRKADGVVVLYDVTMHGSFRSVRSWLNSIQEAVGDPIPVMLLGNKSDKESLREVPTKEGKRLAEESGLMFYECSAYTGYNVLEAMLHLARVLREQEDRVWENTVRLVDQPVKKKSCCK; from the exons ATGAGCGAAGTTGAGGATCAGATCACAGGTCTCTTACACAAAGTTCCAGAAGCTCTGTATCAGGATGAAGCACAAGCAGggaatgaggatgaggaggagagaCACTTTAGCTTGTTGATGGAGAGCCTGGGTGCCAGCAACGTCTTTGAGGA ACCCAGTGAAGTGCGAAGTCTGTGGGCTCAGCTAAGAAAAGACGAGCCTCACCTACTGTACAACTTTGAAGAGTTCCTTTCCAGAGTCACATCCCATACCAGAGCAATCCAACAGGAGAGGAAGGAGATGGAAAGTGCCTTCAGAAA GAAGGCTGCAACACATGATAGTGAAATCCAACGACTTTATGAGGAAATGGAGCAACAGATGAAAAATGAGAAAGATCAACTGCTTCTCAAA GATTCAGAGCGTCTGCAACTGCGCAGTCAGGATCTACAGCAGCAGCTAAGCAGCAAAGAGCAGGAGCTGGAGCAGCTCTTCCTCAAACAAAGGAGG TTGGAGCACCAGTGTCGAGAGCTGCACAGTGAGCAGCAGGAGAGTCGGGTGGAGAATATAAAACTGAAAATGACCAATGAAGAACTTTCTCGCGATCTGGAGAACACCTGTCATGAGCTCTCATTGGCTCAAGAGCAGCTGGCCATTCTGCAGGAAAAGGCCTCAAGGCTACAGCAGGAAAGAGAAAT GGAGATGTACAGAATCACAGAGGGActtcagagagagaaacaaagccTAATGAAACAGTTAGACCTGCTCAG AGAAATGAATAAACATTTAAGAGATGAACGAGATGTCAGCTCTTTA AAACAAGGCAACTCATTAAAGAAAAGCACCCACAAACAGCGACCATCTTCAACCTTCATAAAGCGTTCTGACAAAACAAAGACTGCAAAAAG TGAAGTTAGCACTGAAGAACTGACTCAACGCTCGGAAAACATGCCCTCCACCACAGTGAATGGCTATGGCCCACATACAACCTCAAGGGCCCAGCAGAATGCAGCTCCAGGTCCAGTAGCAACGAGTTCAGGTCAAGATTTGGTGGATGCGCCACCAGAGGGCTGGCCATTGCGTCGAGTCATTTCCATTGAGGAGGACCACCTCCCACACCTGCTACAAGGAGACCCTCATCCTCTGTTCCATCAActgagtgaggaagagaaggaaggaGGGGAAGAAAATGCTCAAATTGAACTGAACATGAGCCCCATTTATTCCTCAAACGTTTCCCTAGCCTCTGCTCACTCACCTTCACCTTCCCATATGAAGAAGCCTTTCTCCAaacagaaaagagggaaagggGGTGTGCCCTCTTCAGCTAGGGGCCAGCCAGTAGGCAAGGAGACTTTGCAGAGG GGTCCAGTGGAGGGGGCTGTGGCCACCCCTGAACGCCTCTTTAAGGTTATTCTAGTGGGCAACTCAAATGTGGGCAAGACAGCTTTCCTGCGCCGCTTTTGTAATGGCCATTTCCACACAGCCACCACAGCTACTGTCG GTATTGACTACAGTGTTCGTACTCTGAATCTGGGAAATAGTCATGCCGCTCTTCAGTTATGGGACACTGCAGGTCAGGAGAG GTATCGAAGTATTACTAAGCAGTTTTTCCGCAAGGCTGATGGTGTGGTGGTGCTCTACGATGTAACCATGCATGGCAGCTTTAGGTCAGTGCGCTCCTGGCTTAACAGCATACAGGAAGCAGTGGGGGACCCAATTCCTGTCATGCTTTTAGGCAACAAATCAGACAAGGAGAGTTTAAGAGAGGTGCCGACTAAGGAGGGGAAAAGGCTGGCTGAG GAAAGTGGTTTGATGTTCTACGAGTGCAGTGCTTATACAGGTTACAATGTACTAGAGGCCATGTTACATCTAGCCAG AGTGCTGAGGGAGCAGGAGGACAGAGTGTGGGAGAACACAGTGCGACTGGTGGATCAGCCAGTGAAGAAGAAATCCTGCTGCAAGTGA
- the ccdc59 gene encoding thyroid transcription factor 1-associated protein 26 homolog isoform X2 has translation MAPNFKGKTSFKGKNPQRDYSKGPQAAAVKKKRKWIPVNKFFSGSVQEGQGFAFNRKQKAQRQYSKLLRKERWRMQNSKPQLKDNYPEHLKHLYMAEQERLDEEEQVKRHHRKKRRAADAEEDKGEDMEAASVNSSSVTGTADSAEQSAASVLSNELPQRSQSESSHKGSQRQWKQKKMSSYQKSKQDYEKLKEERERKREEYLKDKEEREEALKKYREKKNETYQLLKKKTKKGQPNLNLQMELLLQKIQSQRK, from the exons ATGGCACCTAATTTTAAAGGTAAAACGTCGTTTAAAGGTAAAAACCCACAGAGGGATTATTCAAAAGGCCCCCAGGCAGCTGCTgttaaaaagaagagaaaatggaTCCCGGTGAACAAGTTTTTCAGTGGCAGTGTGCAGGAAG GTCAGGGATTTGCCTTCAACAGGAAGCAGAAAGCACAACGCCAATACAGCAAACTTCTTCgaaaggagagatggagaatgcaGAATTCCAAGCCACAGCTAAAAGACAATTATCCAGAgcatctgaagcacctttacaTGGCTGAGCAGGAGAGGCTTGACGAAGAAGAGCAAGTGAAAAGACATCATAGGAAGAAAAGAAGAGCTGCTGATGCTGAGGAGGATAAAGGAGAGGACATGGAAGCAGCTTCTGTCAATTCCAGCTCTGTCACAGGGACTGCTGACTCGGCAGAGCAATCTGCTGCTTCTGTTTTATCTAATGAACTGCCACAGAGATCACAGAGTGAGAG TTCACACAAAGGCTCACAGAGGCAGTGGAAACAGAAGAAAATGTCTTCCTATCAGAAGTCGAAGCAAGACTATGAGAAGTTAAAGGAGGaacgagagaggaagagagag GAATacctgaaagacaaagaagagagagaggaagctcTGAAAAAGTACAGGGAAAAGAAAAACGAAACGTATCAATTGTTGAAGAAGAAGACTAAGAAGGGTCAACCCAACCTGAATCTGCAGATGGAGCTGTTGCTTCAGAAGATCCAGTCCCAGCGCAAATGA
- the ccdc59 gene encoding thyroid transcription factor 1-associated protein 26 homolog isoform X1: MAPNFKGKTSFKGKNPQRDYSKGPQAAAVKKKRKWIPVNKFFSGSVQEGQGFAFNRKQKAQRQYSKLLRKERWRMQNSKPQLKDNYPEHLKHLYMAEQERLDEEEQVKRHHRKKRRAADAEEDKGEDMEAASVNSSSVTGTADSAEQSAASVLSNELPQRSQSESSSHKGSQRQWKQKKMSSYQKSKQDYEKLKEERERKREEYLKDKEEREEALKKYREKKNETYQLLKKKTKKGQPNLNLQMELLLQKIQSQRK; this comes from the exons ATGGCACCTAATTTTAAAGGTAAAACGTCGTTTAAAGGTAAAAACCCACAGAGGGATTATTCAAAAGGCCCCCAGGCAGCTGCTgttaaaaagaagagaaaatggaTCCCGGTGAACAAGTTTTTCAGTGGCAGTGTGCAGGAAG GTCAGGGATTTGCCTTCAACAGGAAGCAGAAAGCACAACGCCAATACAGCAAACTTCTTCgaaaggagagatggagaatgcaGAATTCCAAGCCACAGCTAAAAGACAATTATCCAGAgcatctgaagcacctttacaTGGCTGAGCAGGAGAGGCTTGACGAAGAAGAGCAAGTGAAAAGACATCATAGGAAGAAAAGAAGAGCTGCTGATGCTGAGGAGGATAAAGGAGAGGACATGGAAGCAGCTTCTGTCAATTCCAGCTCTGTCACAGGGACTGCTGACTCGGCAGAGCAATCTGCTGCTTCTGTTTTATCTAATGAACTGCCACAGAGATCACAGAGTGAGAG CAGTTCACACAAAGGCTCACAGAGGCAGTGGAAACAGAAGAAAATGTCTTCCTATCAGAAGTCGAAGCAAGACTATGAGAAGTTAAAGGAGGaacgagagaggaagagagag GAATacctgaaagacaaagaagagagagaggaagctcTGAAAAAGTACAGGGAAAAGAAAAACGAAACGTATCAATTGTTGAAGAAGAAGACTAAGAAGGGTCAACCCAACCTGAATCTGCAGATGGAGCTGTTGCTTCAGAAGATCCAGTCCCAGCGCAAATGA